The genomic window aGAAATCAGACCGTttcaaaaatgcttgctatttcctcatagagggTGATATATCATCAGCGTTCTAATCgcattaatatttttaatgatCGGTATATGCCAAAACCATTCTGTTGTGTTGGGGTACCCACACATCCTtcccaacacagaaaagctgcatTTAAACATACTTAATAAAAATAATgtggaaggaaaactatttatCTCATATTGGAATTAATTATAGGACATacttcatagaaatctggaaacactgggcaGTTACTTTAACTTGACACCACAACTCACCCAAACAATGTTTTTTAAGGTTCAAATAATACTTTATCACATTTTTGTTGAACATTTGTGTATGACAGAGATGAGTTGAATTAAAAAGATACAAAGAAACTGAAATAGTATGATTATATTGCATTCATTCATGAGATAATTAAATACAGGAAAAATCAAGAGATACATTCAGATGAGTAATTCTACAGTATGACAAGCAAAAATAAGTCTTACAGGTAAATGTGATCATGAACTGATTAATTATGTGTAAGCATTTCTTAATGATATTCTCATGCAGATGTAAACAAAAGGTTCAGAATGTGATGGTTGTTTCAAATCAAGTTGTCACAGTCACAGTGCCTCCACCCCAGAGACGATGGGATTTTCTTCAGCAGGGCTGTCCTTGGTCTCTAAAGCCAGCCGTAGTTGCTGCCAGAAGACCACAGTGTGCTCCCCAGCTCTGGGCCAACTCAGGTATGTGCGTCTCTTCCCCAGCTTCCTCATCCGGTGGTAGGGTGACAGCTGGTGGGTTGGGATCTCCTCCAGGAACACCAGAACCAGGACGTCCTTCTGCTCATCAAAGAGCCGGAAGCTGGCCACCTGGATCTCCCGGGAGCACCACTCACTCTCCAGGTAGCGGTGGCTGATCACACAGATGGTATTGCGGCTTCCGTAGATGCCGTCCATAATGTTGTCTATGATTGGTTTGCCTGGTTGGAAGTCCCGGTGGTGGAGACACAGCTTCCAGCCCTGCTCTCCCTCCAGCTCTGGCAAAAGCTCCTTCAGGACCCAGGGCTCATCGTAGGAGATTAAGGCATCATACTGACAGCCACGAGGCATGCGCTTATTGCTTTGCTTGGTGTCATAGAGGAAAGCCAAGAAGAGGTAATAGCCGTAAATTACCTACCATTTCAGGAAGTGGTAGGCAAAGGATGCTATCAGGGTGAGGAGGACCAGAGAAGTGGAAGAGATGTAGTAGTAAAGTCCTAAGTGTACTGTACAGAACTGAAGCTCAACGTTCAACAGCTTGGTGCCCTTTAGCTTGGCAGGATAGTTGTAGGTAAACTCTGTGGCTCCAACAATCTGTGTTTGGTAGTCGTTCTCCATCCACTGGACAAACCAAACATTGCTGCAGCCACAGGTAAAATGATTATCTTGCATGTCCAGGTATGTCAAGGCAGGGAGAGAACGCAACACTGTCTCATTGACTACTGTTATGTTGTTCTTTCTCACCTGCAAGAAAGTGACTCTGCTGAGGTTTGCTCCTATGAGGAAATCTAAGGACTGAAGTCGGCCTTTGGACAGATAGTCTGTTGAGCCTTGAGATTGGGTAAAACAGCTTTGGAGTGAGGTCTGTGAACTTCTTCTTACTGATATCAAGGAACCACAACCGGGGTGTGTAAATTAATGTGTCTAGGTACAGCTCCTTAATATTAAGACTCCCTGCCTGGAATACTAATAAAGATTTCAAACCTTCAAGAAAGTTGATAGGTAGATGAGACAGTCCCTtgtgactgtcacgccctgatctgtttcacctgtccttgtgcttgtctccacccccctccaggtgtcacccatcttccctattatcccctgtgtatttatacctgtgttctctgtctgtttgttacCAGTTCGTCTTGTTCGTTCAAGCTAACCAGCGGTTTTCCTGTCAGCGCCTAtcgtttcccagcctctctttcctcatcctcctggtttttgacctgtgcctgtcctgaccctgtacccgcccgcctgacttctctgcctgacactgagcctgcctgccgtcctgtaccttttcgccacctctggattactgaactctgcctgaccctgagacCGCATGCTGTTCGGTACCTTTGCCTTACCCTGGatttttgacccctgcctgccttgacctgtctttgcctgTCCCTGTTGCCACAATAAACATTGTTTcttcgacagtctgcatctgggtcttacgtTGAttcctgatagtacgaactggccatgactgacccagcagaacTGGACCAGTTACGCTACGctatctcctcccaaggagccaccaatGGTAGGCACGAGGAGTTGCTTCACGGTATGATGGAGGGGTTCCAGGCCACTGCCGACTGTCACGACCAAGAATTTGACATTTTGTGGGAACAAGTCTATGGGTTGCCTTCTAGGCAGCCAACCATATAAAGGTTATTCTTGGTTAAATTCACTGTCTTCCAACTGGAGAGAGGCTGAAAGGATGAGGAGCTGATGGTTGCAATGAGGTTGTTGTCCAGATGTAGCAGGACGAGGATGGCCCTGAAACAAATGGTCTGCCAAGGTTGTGAGTCTGTTATGAGCCAGACCCAGCTCCTGAAGAGCTTCTAGGTGTCTAAGAGCGCAATCATCCACTTGAGAGAGATTTAGGTTTGATAGGCCTTTAAAATCCAACTTTACGAACTTGGAAATCTTATTCATGGCCAAGTCTAAATTGCTTACTTTCCGCTGAATATCTATACGTATGACTTCAAGATTCCTGTTATAGCAGAGTACTTTCATGTTAGAGGTGTTACTGAGATTACCCCGGATTGTGCAGTTTTTCAGGAAGTACCCACATACTGAATCAGCAAGAACCCAGCAATACATCAGGAAACAAAGAGTCTCAGCTGAGAGAATGTAGACCCACTGCTGACCCCAATAATAAAGTGAATTTAGAATTAATAAATTATTTCTGAGGACTAAGTTCTAAAATTCTAACTGGTACTAGCATTTACTAATCTCCCGCTGTTTATGAAATACAAAATGCTTTGATTGCTGCTCACCCAAACAAGTAAATCTCTGAAACATCAAGTTATGCCTAATTGCTTGGTCAAGGAAATGTCTAAACCAGTGTTTTTGAAGACACTTCTTCGTGTCTCCTTAGTGTAATAACAGTTTGTGTCCACTAGATTACGTAACATGCAAAGTTATGTGTTAGTAAAGAAGGATCAGGGAATGCAACATGAAATTCTTAACTTTTTCAAGAGCATACCCATTTAGGCTCACGGCAAATATAGCCTAACAAAACCAACTAATGTTCAGATCTTTACAGAGCTGAACATTATAAGTGTTATAAATTGATCCATAATGTGTAACTCTCATGTTTGAATTCATTGCATTGCCTTGGAAGATTATTGAGTGAGGGAGAGTTATTtgtgagcagtggtgtaaagtacttaagtaaaaatactttaaagtaccacttaagtagtttttttgggtatctttgactacttttacttcactagatTCCTTATTAAGAAGATATTTtactttttactcaatacattttccttgacacccaaaaatactcgttacattttaaatgcttagcaggCCAGGAAAATGGTTTAATTCATGCACTTATAAACAaaaaatccctggtcatccctactgcctctgatctggcagactcactaaacacacatgcttcgtttgtaaatgatgtctgaatgttggagtgtgcctctggcttTCTGTAactaaaagaaaaaagaaaatggtgccgtgtggttttcttaatataagaaatttgaaatgatttttaCTTTGACTTTGATAAAGTATATTttagtaattacatttacttttgattcttaagtatattttaaaccaaatactttgacttatactcaagtagaattttactggctgacttttacttgagtca from Salvelinus namaycush isolate Seneca chromosome 40, SaNama_1.0, whole genome shotgun sequence includes these protein-coding regions:
- the LOC120033228 gene encoding toll-like receptor 13, producing MPRGCQYDALISYDEPWVLKELLPELEGEQGWKLCLHHRDFQPGKPIIDNIMDGIYGSRNTICVISHRYLESEWCSREIQVASFRLFDEQKDVLVLVFLEEIPTHQLSPYHRMRKLGKRRTYLSWPRAGEHTVVFWQQLRLALETKDSPAEENPIVSGVEAL